A single region of the Streptomyces caelestis genome encodes:
- a CDS encoding vWA domain-containing protein has protein sequence MRLMRTNPALAAVEFDVCRQEECRFAPRHGLVVVDSDGDLHVHPDRLAEPAAWAWALAHAVLHLGFGHVPAVKGDRVQPDRHDLAARCVVVNRFLLGFTIGETPEHLPASYPDGDEEQLAARWRRDGLPTVYERCGTAGDEPDQVLVPWTGWSRPPDWQLAFAGALTRTVSAAMDMAGGRRDSLHGEAPLLRPWQRALSWFISSYPLLGGIASGIKLVADAELARAHGIAIAAVNAEAGEIYVNPLRQFDDEEWRFVLAHEMLHAALRHGDRCGTRDPYLFNIACDYVINGWLTEMQVGTMPEGLLHDPGLAGLSAEEVYDRIAGDLRRMRRLATPRGKGVGDVLGAPLGPPRDYVDLDGFYRRGLAQGLDLHQRQERGFLPGGLVEEIRALSHPPLPWDARLARWFDEFVPRPEPVRSFARPSRRQAATPGIPRAGRYFPPEEIARCTFGVVLDTSGSMDRVLLGKALGAIASYAEARDVPAARVVFCDAAPHDAGYLPVTEIAGRVRVQGRGGTVLQPGIDLLHRADDFPPGAPVLIITDGWCDVLRVRREHAYLIPRGARLPFSARGPVFRVS, from the coding sequence ATGCGGCTGATGCGGACCAACCCCGCCCTCGCCGCCGTGGAGTTCGACGTCTGCCGCCAGGAGGAGTGCCGCTTCGCGCCCCGCCACGGACTCGTGGTCGTCGACTCCGACGGCGATCTGCACGTCCACCCGGACCGGCTCGCCGAGCCCGCCGCCTGGGCCTGGGCGCTCGCCCACGCCGTCCTCCACCTCGGCTTCGGGCACGTCCCGGCCGTGAAGGGCGACCGCGTCCAGCCCGACCGCCACGACCTCGCCGCCCGCTGCGTCGTCGTCAACCGCTTCCTGCTCGGCTTCACCATCGGCGAGACCCCGGAGCACCTGCCCGCCTCCTACCCGGACGGCGACGAGGAGCAGCTCGCCGCCCGCTGGCGGCGTGACGGCCTGCCGACCGTGTACGAGCGCTGCGGTACGGCCGGTGACGAGCCCGACCAGGTGCTGGTGCCCTGGACGGGCTGGTCCCGGCCGCCCGACTGGCAGCTGGCCTTCGCCGGTGCCCTGACCCGGACCGTGTCCGCCGCGATGGACATGGCGGGCGGCCGCCGCGACAGCCTGCACGGCGAGGCGCCCCTGCTGCGGCCCTGGCAGCGGGCGCTGAGCTGGTTCATCTCCTCCTACCCGCTGCTCGGCGGTATCGCGTCCGGCATCAAGCTGGTCGCCGACGCCGAACTCGCCCGCGCCCACGGCATCGCGATCGCCGCCGTCAACGCCGAGGCCGGCGAGATCTACGTCAACCCGCTGCGGCAGTTCGACGACGAGGAGTGGCGGTTCGTCCTGGCCCACGAGATGCTGCACGCCGCCCTGCGCCACGGCGACCGCTGCGGCACCCGCGACCCCTACCTGTTCAACATCGCCTGCGACTACGTGATCAACGGCTGGCTGACCGAGATGCAGGTCGGCACCATGCCCGAGGGGCTGCTGCACGACCCGGGGCTCGCGGGCCTGTCCGCGGAGGAGGTGTACGACCGGATCGCCGGCGATCTGCGCCGCATGCGCCGCCTGGCCACCCCGCGCGGCAAGGGCGTCGGCGACGTGCTCGGCGCGCCGCTCGGACCGCCCCGCGACTACGTCGACCTGGACGGGTTCTACCGCCGCGGCCTCGCCCAGGGCCTCGACCTGCACCAGCGGCAGGAGCGCGGCTTCCTGCCGGGCGGCCTGGTCGAGGAGATCCGCGCGCTCAGCCACCCTCCGCTGCCGTGGGACGCGCGACTGGCCCGCTGGTTCGACGAGTTCGTGCCCCGACCCGAGCCCGTACGGTCCTTCGCCCGCCCCTCGCGGCGCCAGGCGGCCACGCCCGGCATCCCGCGCGCCGGGCGGTACTTCCCGCCCGAGGAGATCGCCCGCTGCACCTTCGGCGTGGTCCTGGACACCTCAGGCTCCATGGACCGCGTCCTGCTCGGCAAGGCGCTGGGCGCCATCGCCTCCTACGCCGAGGCCCGGGACGTACCGGCCGCCCGGGTCGTGTTCTGCGACGCGGCCCCGCACGACGCCGGCTATCTGCCGGTCACCGAGATCGCCGGCCGGGTGCGCGTGCAGGGCCGCGGCGGCACCGTCCTGCAACCCGGCATCGACCTGCTGCACCGCGCCGACGACTTCCCGCCCGGCGCGCCCGTCCTGATCATCACCGACGGCTGGTGCGATGTCCTGCGCGTGCGGCGCGAGCACGCGTACCTGATCCCGCGAGGAGCACGGCTGCCGTTCAGCGCCAGAGGACCGGTCTTCCGCGTGAGTTGA
- a CDS encoding OsmC family peroxiredoxin, translating into MAATRSAHTVWEGNLFKGNGVVTFDSSGILAEQPVSWAARTEEPGGKTSPEELIAAAHSSCFSMAFSNILDKAGTPPTKLVTSADVTFQPGEGITGIHLTVEGTVPGMDEAAFLAAAEEAKVGCPVSQALKATPITLTAKLA; encoded by the coding sequence ATGGCAGCCACGCGCTCCGCACACACCGTTTGGGAAGGCAATCTCTTCAAGGGCAACGGTGTCGTCACCTTCGACTCCTCCGGCATCCTCGCCGAGCAGCCGGTGTCCTGGGCGGCCCGCACCGAGGAGCCGGGCGGGAAGACCAGCCCCGAGGAGCTGATCGCCGCCGCCCACTCCAGCTGCTTCTCGATGGCCTTCTCCAACATCCTCGACAAGGCCGGCACCCCGCCGACCAAGCTGGTGACCTCCGCCGACGTCACCTTCCAGCCCGGCGAGGGCATCACCGGCATCCACCTCACCGTCGAGGGCACCGTCCCCGGCATGGACGAGGCGGCCTTCCTCGCCGCCGCCGAGGAGGCCAAGGTCGGCTGCCCGGTCAGCCAGGCCCTCAAGGCCACGCCCATCACCCTGACCGCCAAGCTCGCCTGA
- a CDS encoding glycerophosphodiester phosphodiesterase family protein produces MTPRPAVSAHRGGSERAGPATWQAYEDALESGAEYVEFDIRRTKDGVLVVYHDPRAGHTGPPLAALTHAELSEWAGYEVPVVDEVMALIAGKLVAHLDLKEVGYEREVIDRAVALLGVDGLVVTTLEDRSVAAVAQAFPGVRTALSLGRDRRELALARLPGTRLSELFPARRIRACGAHGVAVHQRLARTTVLREATRHGLFTMVWTVNDDTLMRAFLTHPRVDVLVTDRPRRAVALRGPITPSRH; encoded by the coding sequence ATGACGCCACGCCCCGCCGTCTCCGCCCACCGGGGCGGCTCCGAGCGCGCCGGGCCCGCCACCTGGCAGGCGTACGAGGACGCGCTGGAGTCCGGCGCGGAGTACGTCGAGTTCGACATCCGCCGCACGAAGGACGGCGTCCTCGTCGTCTACCACGACCCCCGGGCCGGGCACACCGGGCCGCCGCTGGCCGCGCTCACGCACGCCGAGCTGAGCGAGTGGGCCGGATACGAGGTGCCGGTGGTGGACGAGGTCATGGCGCTGATCGCCGGGAAGCTCGTGGCGCACCTGGACCTGAAGGAGGTGGGCTACGAGCGGGAGGTGATCGACCGGGCTGTGGCCCTGCTCGGCGTGGACGGGCTCGTCGTGACGACGCTGGAGGACCGTTCCGTGGCCGCCGTCGCGCAGGCCTTCCCCGGGGTGCGCACCGCGCTGTCCCTGGGGCGCGACCGCAGGGAACTGGCCCTGGCCCGGCTGCCCGGGACCCGGCTGAGCGAGCTGTTCCCGGCCCGCCGCATCCGGGCCTGCGGGGCCCACGGCGTCGCCGTGCACCAGCGGCTGGCCAGGACCACCGTGCTGCGCGAGGCGACCCGGCACGGCCTGTTCACCATGGTGTGGACGGTCAACGACGACACCCTGATGCGGGCCTTCCTCACCCACCCGCGCGTGGACGTCCTCGTCACCGACCGGCCCCGGCGGGCCGTGGCGCTCCGCGGGCCGATCACCCCCTCGCGGCATTGA